A genome region from Strigops habroptila isolate Jane chromosome 12, bStrHab1.2.pri, whole genome shotgun sequence includes the following:
- the LOC115616050 gene encoding LOW QUALITY PROTEIN: tubulin monoglycylase TTLL3-like (The sequence of the model RefSeq protein was modified relative to this genomic sequence to represent the inferred CDS: deleted 1 base in 1 codon), which yields MDKEISEMKLPVNARARIMAEEFLKNLPGARGRPGRGHGTRQAVVRPGSSWGGTATANREGGPDAPDSAKQQQSVNMELLKKAREHVEEAVKGGAQLHTYPPQHSMNMCLLHLWLTTRVPPQEKKIFSIQGPYPVICKLLRARGWVEKKFSNTIRVGTRGGQQKDTKKLLEEEEEEEEEDGGGAEKQWEAAFHPEPGSASCSAQPLVEIPELLEKEEEEQKKVQWYAEDPEGIHNVMSSMVRDQMPTFIWTSRCNAIDYRQLQEDQVVNHFAGIGGFTTKEGLCANLQNLPWFHQADPTTFFPRCYRLGAEDERQAFIGDFRLTAARSLIKLAAEKAEDMPGVAEQPGKGAAGPAPTSPPELLEAALQICRVQLDRLEHRDIDRASPMLRVTDADWDCFLQEYYRVVHEKARLAPSVLQRDQCRALLQKLQARLPQLGMEGVRNLWIIKPGAKSRGRGITCSARLEEVLELAEKCTAPSVQPGQWVAQKYVERPLLILGTKCDLRQWLLVTNWNPLTIWFYRDSYVRFCSRPFSLHRLHPSRHLCNVSIQKQWRMARGQHPKLPRDLIWSSQQFRLYLQEAGHADAWEKVIVPGMKEAVVAALCSAQELVGARKGSFELYGADFMFGEDCKPWLLEINASPTMAPCSAVTRRLCAAVQRDTLRVVLDQRENSRCSIGAFDLIYKEAVVPVPPCLGLKLVVEGYSLMKPQLQEQQPQAKLPNISPLVRPVMPKTPVVPKSPVVPPMDTKPPIVTKPPIEPKPPAVPKLPVVSRPLTDTKLPVMPRPPVVPKPLRDTKHPMVTKPPVEPKPPVVPRPPVVSRPLIVAKPPLVTNPPIEPRPPVVPRPPVMSKWGRTTQLPQAGGAAQVEPAPPGQSRFSSSGSVPQAPPQPNLLFRWAQISLPQLEASTLARAPAPPATGPPTTLPAHPGQQSHAAGRGHAAASGGRRKSCNDKA from the exons atggacaaggagaTCAGCGAGATGAAGCTGCCTGTCAACGCCAGGGCCCGCATCATGGCAGAGGAATTCCTCAAGAAT CTCCCCGGGGCCCGCGGAAGGCCTGGGCGGGGGCACGGAACGCGCCAGGCCGTTGTGCGCCCGGGCTCCTCGTGGGGCGGCACAGCAACCGCTAACAGAGAGGGCGGTCCCGACG CTCCTGACAGCGCCAAACAGCAGCAGTCAGTCaacatggagctgctgaagaaagcCAGAGAGCATGTGGAGGAGGCTGTCAAAGGTGGGGCCCAATTACACACATACCCCCCACAACATTCCATGAACATGTGTCTATTGCATTTATGGCTGACCACTCGTGTCCCTCCCCAGGAGAAGAAGATCTTCTCAATACAGGGCCCCTACCCTGTGATCTGCAAGCTGCTGCGGGCACgaggctgggtggagaagaaaTTCTCCAACACTATCAGGGTGGGCACCCGTGGAGGGCAGCAGAAGGACACCAaaaagctgctggaggaggaagaggaggaggaggaggaggacggtGGTGGTGCTGAGAAGCAGTGGGAGGCAGCGTTCCACCCAGAGCCAGGGTCAGCATCCTGTTCAGCTCAGCCCTTGGTGGAGATCCCAGAGCTTCttgagaaggaggaggaagagcagaagaagGTCCAGTGGTATGCTGAGGACCCCGAAGGCATCCACAACGTGATG TCCTCCATGGTGCGAGACCAGATGCCGACTTTCATCTGGACGAGCCGGTGCAATGCTATAGACTATcggcagctgcaggaggaccaGGTGGTGAATCACTTTGCTGGCATTGGAGGCTTCACCACCAAG GAGGGGCTGTGTGCCAACCTCCAAAACCTGCCCTGGTTCCACCAAGCGGATCCCACCACATTCTTCCCACGGTGCTACCGCCTGGGGGCTGAGGACGAGCGACAAGCCTTCATCG GGGATTTCCGCCTGACGGCAGCTCGCAGCCTGATCAAACTGGCTGCAGAGAAGGCTGAGGACATGCCAGGGGTGGCGGAGCAACCTGGCAAGGGGGCAG CAGGTCCAGCACCAACATCGCCCCCCGAGCTGCTGGAGGCCGCACTGCAGATATGCAGGGTGCAGCTAGACAGGCTGGAGCACCGCGACATTGACCGAGCCTCCCCGATGCTCCGTGTCACTGACGCCGACTGGGACTGCTTCCTGCAGGAGTACTACCGCGTGGTGCA CGAGAAGGCCAGGCTGGCACCCAGCGTCCTGCAGCGGGATCAGTGCAGGGccctgctgcagaagctgcaggcaCGGCTGCCCCAGCTCGGCATGGAGGGTGTCCGTAATCTGTGGATAATCAAGCCTGGAGCCAAGTCCCGCGGTAGAG GCATCACCTGCTCAGCAAGGctggaggaggtgctggagctggcagagaAATGCACGGCACCCTCAGTGCAGCCGGGACAATGGGTGGCGCAAAAATACGTGGAGCGGCCGCTGCTCATCTTGGGCACCAAATGTGACCTGCGACAATGGCTCCTAGTGACCAACTGGAACCCGCTCACTATCTGGTTCTACCGGGACAGCTACGTGCGCTTCTGCTCCCGGCCCTTCTCTCTGCATCGCCTGCACCC CTCCCGGCACCTCTGCAATGTGTCCATCCAGAAGCAGTGGAGGATGGCTAGGGGCCAGCAT CCCAAACTGCCCCGCGACCTGATCTGGTCCAGCCAGCAGTTCCGGCTCTATCTGCAGGAAGCGGGGCATGCGGACGCCTGGGAGAAGGTGATCGTCCCTGGCATGAAGGAGGCGGTggtggctgctctgtgcagcgCCCAGGAGCTGGTGGGGGCCCGCAAGGGCAGCTTTGAGCTTTACGGAGCAGACTTCATGTTTGGGGAGGATTGCAagccctggctgctggaaaTCAACGCCAGTCCCACCATGGCACCCTGCTCGGCGGTGACCCGACGGCTCTGCGCTGCCGTCCAGCGCGACACATTGCGCGTGGTCCTGGACCAGAGGGAGAACTCCCGCTGCTCCATCGGTGCCTTCGACCTCATATACAAagag GCAGTCGTGCCCGTGcctccctgcctggggctgaaGCTGGTGGTGGAAGGCTACTCGCTAATGAAGCCCCAGCTTCAAGAGCAACAACCCCAGGCCAAACTCCCCAACATCTCGCCTCTTGTCCGCCCGGTGATGCCCAAGACACCTGTGGTGCCCAAGTCACCTGTGGTGCCGCCTATGGACACCAAGCCTCCTATAGTCACCAAGCCACCTATAGAGCCCAAGCCTCCTGCGGTGCCTAAGCTTCCAGTGGTCTCCAGACCACTTACAGACACCAAGCTTCCTGTGATGCCCAGGCCCCCTGTGGTGCCCAAGCCACTTAGGGACACCAAACATCCTATGGTCACCAAGCCCCCTGTAGAGCCCAAACCTCCTGTGGTGCCCAGGCCTCCAGTGGTCTCCAGGCCACTTATAGTCGCCAAGCCTCCTCTGGTCACCAACCCCCCTATAGAGCCCAGGCCTCCAGTGGTGCCCAGGCCACCTGTGATGTCCAAGTGGGGCAGAACCACTCAGCTCCcacaggctggaggagcagcacaggTCGAGCCAGCTCCCCCAGGACAATCGCGCTTCTCCTCCTCCGGCTCTGTCCCCCAGGCACCACCACAGCCAAACCTCCTGTTCCGGTGGGCCCAGATCTCTCTGCCCCAGCTTGAGGCCAGTACCCTGGCCAGGGCACCCGCTCCACCGGCCACAGGCCCACCAACAACCCTGCCTGCACAccctgggcagcagagccatgctgcaggcaggggacaCGCAGCAGCGTCcgggggcaggaggaagagctgcaaCGATAAGGCATGA